A region from the Antennarius striatus isolate MH-2024 chromosome 22, ASM4005453v1, whole genome shotgun sequence genome encodes:
- the usp6nl gene encoding USP6 N-terminal-like protein isoform X1, which yields MQVLQIVKELVSPSRRRAAARFGASDTEQEAGLKLEQERADIVAKYDKGKEATVEPWEDTNFHLYKVIDRFGFVHENELPTYDSMEEKQKHTEVERTGKWLKMLKSWDKYKNSEKLVRRIYKGIPLQLRGEVWCLLLDIPKIKAEKKDFYEKLKVRAQGLSPDIRQIDLDVNRTYRDHIMFMHRYDVKQQALFHVLTAYSMYNTEVGYCQGMSQITALLLIYMNEEDAFWALVKLLSGQKHAMHGFFVPGFPKLMRFQEHHDRILKKTMPKLKQHLDGQEVFTSLYTMKWFFQCFLDRTPFTLTLRIWDIYILEGERLLPAMSYTILKLHKKHLMKLSMEELVEFLQETLSKNFFFEDDFVIEQLQASMTELRRAKLDMPAPGKDEEFPKKPLGQLPPAPTTTITTAMTTTAVNHVANGQSHAEPAEPSPVQGRQQESRPPSRARRDSLDRPMRLHKADRRDARSRGSGEIPPQEQRKSSSGGATPEKKTAPPPAATPQVAGDKRRHNANAAPSSHRGITPRWFKPSETKLEEAKAAAAQEVQSSRGATPAPANPEEAAPPQQRPCSRGFAPGSDRGSNASQYDNVPGIQEPEPELEILDLERPPSRMRGPRSETPLHQKSPNRGTGQVVAVTSGTRLAKHPLPPQFTHNPPAGVQMAYQNQYHPPPLQHSPGRTTTEVPIFHPAYNVNLDHRGGEDRPYAPPSRYAPPSNVPYGERAYATTQKPRGQSPERALMNYVTYRLHPPPNPAHIPRHAQQGSSTPIYLQQFTSAAPAYAPADYRFDGRPRGEAHPPVADDAPWGPEDGTPPPSPGGMPRSPSFQRAQMSPVQEFGFPDEPTPFRTPPGARQQLPQLFGGPHYRHAQEAFAMQESMLL from the exons CGTCTGACACagagcaggaggcggggctgaaaCTCGAGCAGGAACGGGCCGATATCGTCGCCAAATATGACAAG GGGAAGGAGGCCACCGTGGAGCCGTGGGAGGACACCAACTTCCACCTGTACAAAGTCATCGACCGCTTCGGCTTCGTTCA TGAGAATGAACTCCCGACTTACGACTCCatggaggagaag CAAAAACACACGGAGGTGGAGAGAACCGGCAAGTGGCTGAAGATGCTGAAGAGCTGggacaaatacaaaaacagcgagaag ctgGTCAGGAGGATCTATAAGGGAATCCCGCTGCAGCTCCGGGGGGAGGTGTGGTGCCTGCTTCTCGACATCCCCAAAATAAAGGCGGAGAAGAAGGACTTCTACGAG AAACTCAAAGTCCGCGCCCAGGGACTGTCGCCCGACATCCGTCAGATTGACCTGGACGTGAACCGGACCTACCGGGACCACATCATGTTCATGCACCGCTACGACGTCAA gcAGCAGGCTCTCTTCCACGTCCTAACGGCCTACTCCATGTACAACACG GAAGTGGGCTACTGCCAGGGCATGAGCCAGATCACCGCCCTGCTGCTGATCTACATGAACGAGGAGGACGCCTTCTGGGCGCTGGTCAAGCTGCTGTCGGGACAGAAACACGCCATGCACG GGTTTTTTGTCCCTGGTTTCCCGAAGCTGATGCGTTTCCAGGAACACCATGACCGCATCCTGAAGAAGACGATGCCCAAACTGAAGCAACACCTG GACGGTCAGGAGGTCTTCACCAGCCTCTACACCATGAAGTGGTTCTTCCAGTGCTTCCTGGACCGG ACCCCCTTCACCCTCACCCTCAGGATCTGGGACATCTACATCCTGGAGGGGGAGCGCCTGCTGCCCGCCATGTCCTACACCATCCTCAAGCTGCACAAAA AACACCTGATGAAGCTCTCCatggaggagctggtggagttCCTGCAGGAGACGCTCTCCAAGAACTTCTTCTTCGAGGACGACTTTGTGATCGAGCAGCTGCAGGCGTCCATGACGGAGCTCCGCAGGGCCAAGCTGGACATGCCGGCGCCAG GTAAAGACGAGGAGTTTCCCAAGAAGCCTCTGGGTCAGCTTCCCCCGGCGCCGACGACAACCATCACCACGGCGATGACAACGACGGCGGTGAATCACGTGGCCAACGGTCAGAGCCACGCCGAGCCGGCCGAGCCGAGTCCCGTTCAGGGTCGCCAGCAGGAAAGCCGGCCCCCCAGCCGGGCGCGGCGGGATTCCCTAGATCGCCCGATGCGCCTCCACAAAGCCGACCGGAGGGACGCTCGCTCCCGGGGGTCGGGGGAGATCCCCCCCCAGGAGCAGAGGAAGTCGTCGTCGGGCGGCGCCACGCCAGAGAAGAAAACGGCTCCGCCCCCGGCCGCCACCCCCCAAGTCGCCGGGGATAAACGACGCCACAACGCCAACGCGGCCCCCAGTTCTCACCGCGGCATCACGCCGCGCTGGTTCAAGCCCTCCGAGACCAAACTGGAGGAGGCCAAAGCCGCCGCCGCCCAGGAGGTGCAGTCCAGCCGGGGGGCCACGCCGGCTCCCGCCAACCCCGAAGAAGCCGCTCCGCCCCAACAACGGCCGTGCTCTAGGGGCTTCGCCCCCGGGTCGGACCGCGGCTCCAATGCCTCCCAGTACGACAACGTCCCCGGGATACAGGAACCGGAACCGGAGCTGGAGATCCTGGATCTGGAAAGACCCCCCTCCAGGATGAGGGGCCCCCGCAGCGAGACCCCCCTCCACCAGAAAAGCCCCAACCGCGGGACGGGACAAGTGGTGGCCGTCACATCCGGGACCAGGTTGGCTAAACACCCTCTGCCCCCCCAGTTTACCCACAACCCCCCAGCAGGGGTCCAGATGGCCTACCAGAACCagtaccacccccccccactgcaaCACTCCCCAGGCAGAACCACCACCGAGGTCCCCATCTTCCACCCCGCCTACAACGTGAACCTGGATCACCGGGGGGGCGAGGACAGACCCTATGCTCCGCCCTCCCGTTATGCCCCGCCCTCCAACGTGCCGTACGGCGAGCGGGCGTACGCCACCACCCAGAAGCCCAGGGGCCAATCGCCCGAGAGGGCGCTGATGAACTACGTCACCTACCGCCTGCATCCGCCGCCAAACCCCGCCCACATTCCACGCCATGCCCAGCAGGGAAGCTCCACCCCCATCTACCTGCAACAGTTCACCTCCGCCGCGCCGGCGTACGCCCCGGCGGACTACCGCTTCGACGGGCGACCCCGAGGGGAGGCGCACCCGCCGGTGGCGGACGACGCCCCCTGGGGGCCGGAGGACGGCACGCCGCCCCCGTCCCCCGGCGGGATGCCGCGCTCGCCCAGCTTCCAGCGAGCCCAGATGTCGCCCGTTCAGGAGTTCGGCTTCCCCGACGAGCCGACGCCCTTCAGGACTCCGCCCGGCGCCAGGCAGCAGCTCCCCCAGCTGTTCGGAGGACCGCACTACAGGCACGCCCAGGAGGCGTTCGCCATGCAGGAGTCCATGCTGCTGTGA
- the usp6nl gene encoding USP6 N-terminal-like protein isoform X3 — protein sequence MTSDTEQEAGLKLEQERADIVAKYDKGKEATVEPWEDTNFHLYKVIDRFGFVHENELPTYDSMEEKQKHTEVERTGKWLKMLKSWDKYKNSEKLVRRIYKGIPLQLRGEVWCLLLDIPKIKAEKKDFYEKLKVRAQGLSPDIRQIDLDVNRTYRDHIMFMHRYDVKQQALFHVLTAYSMYNTEVGYCQGMSQITALLLIYMNEEDAFWALVKLLSGQKHAMHGFFVPGFPKLMRFQEHHDRILKKTMPKLKQHLDGQEVFTSLYTMKWFFQCFLDRTPFTLTLRIWDIYILEGERLLPAMSYTILKLHKKHLMKLSMEELVEFLQETLSKNFFFEDDFVIEQLQASMTELRRAKLDMPAPGKDEEFPKKPLGQLPPAPTTTITTAMTTTAVNHVANGQSHAEPAEPSPVQGRQQESRPPSRARRDSLDRPMRLHKADRRDARSRGSGEIPPQEQRKSSSGGATPEKKTAPPPAATPQVAGDKRRHNANAAPSSHRGITPRWFKPSETKLEEAKAAAAQEVQSSRGATPAPANPEEAAPPQQRPCSRGFAPGSDRGSNASQYDNVPGIQEPEPELEILDLERPPSRMRGPRSETPLHQKSPNRGTGQVVAVTSGTRLAKHPLPPQFTHNPPAGVQMAYQNQYHPPPLQHSPGRTTTEVPIFHPAYNVNLDHRGGEDRPYAPPSRYAPPSNVPYGERAYATTQKPRGQSPERALMNYVTYRLHPPPNPAHIPRHAQQGSSTPIYLQQFTSAAPAYAPADYRFDGRPRGEAHPPVADDAPWGPEDGTPPPSPGGMPRSPSFQRAQMSPVQEFGFPDEPTPFRTPPGARQQLPQLFGGPHYRHAQEAFAMQESMLL from the exons CGTCTGACACagagcaggaggcggggctgaaaCTCGAGCAGGAACGGGCCGATATCGTCGCCAAATATGACAAG GGGAAGGAGGCCACCGTGGAGCCGTGGGAGGACACCAACTTCCACCTGTACAAAGTCATCGACCGCTTCGGCTTCGTTCA TGAGAATGAACTCCCGACTTACGACTCCatggaggagaag CAAAAACACACGGAGGTGGAGAGAACCGGCAAGTGGCTGAAGATGCTGAAGAGCTGggacaaatacaaaaacagcgagaag ctgGTCAGGAGGATCTATAAGGGAATCCCGCTGCAGCTCCGGGGGGAGGTGTGGTGCCTGCTTCTCGACATCCCCAAAATAAAGGCGGAGAAGAAGGACTTCTACGAG AAACTCAAAGTCCGCGCCCAGGGACTGTCGCCCGACATCCGTCAGATTGACCTGGACGTGAACCGGACCTACCGGGACCACATCATGTTCATGCACCGCTACGACGTCAA gcAGCAGGCTCTCTTCCACGTCCTAACGGCCTACTCCATGTACAACACG GAAGTGGGCTACTGCCAGGGCATGAGCCAGATCACCGCCCTGCTGCTGATCTACATGAACGAGGAGGACGCCTTCTGGGCGCTGGTCAAGCTGCTGTCGGGACAGAAACACGCCATGCACG GGTTTTTTGTCCCTGGTTTCCCGAAGCTGATGCGTTTCCAGGAACACCATGACCGCATCCTGAAGAAGACGATGCCCAAACTGAAGCAACACCTG GACGGTCAGGAGGTCTTCACCAGCCTCTACACCATGAAGTGGTTCTTCCAGTGCTTCCTGGACCGG ACCCCCTTCACCCTCACCCTCAGGATCTGGGACATCTACATCCTGGAGGGGGAGCGCCTGCTGCCCGCCATGTCCTACACCATCCTCAAGCTGCACAAAA AACACCTGATGAAGCTCTCCatggaggagctggtggagttCCTGCAGGAGACGCTCTCCAAGAACTTCTTCTTCGAGGACGACTTTGTGATCGAGCAGCTGCAGGCGTCCATGACGGAGCTCCGCAGGGCCAAGCTGGACATGCCGGCGCCAG GTAAAGACGAGGAGTTTCCCAAGAAGCCTCTGGGTCAGCTTCCCCCGGCGCCGACGACAACCATCACCACGGCGATGACAACGACGGCGGTGAATCACGTGGCCAACGGTCAGAGCCACGCCGAGCCGGCCGAGCCGAGTCCCGTTCAGGGTCGCCAGCAGGAAAGCCGGCCCCCCAGCCGGGCGCGGCGGGATTCCCTAGATCGCCCGATGCGCCTCCACAAAGCCGACCGGAGGGACGCTCGCTCCCGGGGGTCGGGGGAGATCCCCCCCCAGGAGCAGAGGAAGTCGTCGTCGGGCGGCGCCACGCCAGAGAAGAAAACGGCTCCGCCCCCGGCCGCCACCCCCCAAGTCGCCGGGGATAAACGACGCCACAACGCCAACGCGGCCCCCAGTTCTCACCGCGGCATCACGCCGCGCTGGTTCAAGCCCTCCGAGACCAAACTGGAGGAGGCCAAAGCCGCCGCCGCCCAGGAGGTGCAGTCCAGCCGGGGGGCCACGCCGGCTCCCGCCAACCCCGAAGAAGCCGCTCCGCCCCAACAACGGCCGTGCTCTAGGGGCTTCGCCCCCGGGTCGGACCGCGGCTCCAATGCCTCCCAGTACGACAACGTCCCCGGGATACAGGAACCGGAACCGGAGCTGGAGATCCTGGATCTGGAAAGACCCCCCTCCAGGATGAGGGGCCCCCGCAGCGAGACCCCCCTCCACCAGAAAAGCCCCAACCGCGGGACGGGACAAGTGGTGGCCGTCACATCCGGGACCAGGTTGGCTAAACACCCTCTGCCCCCCCAGTTTACCCACAACCCCCCAGCAGGGGTCCAGATGGCCTACCAGAACCagtaccacccccccccactgcaaCACTCCCCAGGCAGAACCACCACCGAGGTCCCCATCTTCCACCCCGCCTACAACGTGAACCTGGATCACCGGGGGGGCGAGGACAGACCCTATGCTCCGCCCTCCCGTTATGCCCCGCCCTCCAACGTGCCGTACGGCGAGCGGGCGTACGCCACCACCCAGAAGCCCAGGGGCCAATCGCCCGAGAGGGCGCTGATGAACTACGTCACCTACCGCCTGCATCCGCCGCCAAACCCCGCCCACATTCCACGCCATGCCCAGCAGGGAAGCTCCACCCCCATCTACCTGCAACAGTTCACCTCCGCCGCGCCGGCGTACGCCCCGGCGGACTACCGCTTCGACGGGCGACCCCGAGGGGAGGCGCACCCGCCGGTGGCGGACGACGCCCCCTGGGGGCCGGAGGACGGCACGCCGCCCCCGTCCCCCGGCGGGATGCCGCGCTCGCCCAGCTTCCAGCGAGCCCAGATGTCGCCCGTTCAGGAGTTCGGCTTCCCCGACGAGCCGACGCCCTTCAGGACTCCGCCCGGCGCCAGGCAGCAGCTCCCCCAGCTGTTCGGAGGACCGCACTACAGGCACGCCCAGGAGGCGTTCGCCATGCAGGAGTCCATGCTGCTGTGA
- the usp6nl gene encoding USP6 N-terminal-like protein isoform X2, which produces MRTKTPTRLEVRQDRWRRASDTEQEAGLKLEQERADIVAKYDKGKEATVEPWEDTNFHLYKVIDRFGFVHENELPTYDSMEEKQKHTEVERTGKWLKMLKSWDKYKNSEKLVRRIYKGIPLQLRGEVWCLLLDIPKIKAEKKDFYEKLKVRAQGLSPDIRQIDLDVNRTYRDHIMFMHRYDVKQQALFHVLTAYSMYNTEVGYCQGMSQITALLLIYMNEEDAFWALVKLLSGQKHAMHGFFVPGFPKLMRFQEHHDRILKKTMPKLKQHLDGQEVFTSLYTMKWFFQCFLDRTPFTLTLRIWDIYILEGERLLPAMSYTILKLHKKHLMKLSMEELVEFLQETLSKNFFFEDDFVIEQLQASMTELRRAKLDMPAPGKDEEFPKKPLGQLPPAPTTTITTAMTTTAVNHVANGQSHAEPAEPSPVQGRQQESRPPSRARRDSLDRPMRLHKADRRDARSRGSGEIPPQEQRKSSSGGATPEKKTAPPPAATPQVAGDKRRHNANAAPSSHRGITPRWFKPSETKLEEAKAAAAQEVQSSRGATPAPANPEEAAPPQQRPCSRGFAPGSDRGSNASQYDNVPGIQEPEPELEILDLERPPSRMRGPRSETPLHQKSPNRGTGQVVAVTSGTRLAKHPLPPQFTHNPPAGVQMAYQNQYHPPPLQHSPGRTTTEVPIFHPAYNVNLDHRGGEDRPYAPPSRYAPPSNVPYGERAYATTQKPRGQSPERALMNYVTYRLHPPPNPAHIPRHAQQGSSTPIYLQQFTSAAPAYAPADYRFDGRPRGEAHPPVADDAPWGPEDGTPPPSPGGMPRSPSFQRAQMSPVQEFGFPDEPTPFRTPPGARQQLPQLFGGPHYRHAQEAFAMQESMLL; this is translated from the exons ATGCGGACCAAGACTCCGACTCGCTTGGAGGTCCGTCAGGATCGCTGGCGTCGAG CGTCTGACACagagcaggaggcggggctgaaaCTCGAGCAGGAACGGGCCGATATCGTCGCCAAATATGACAAG GGGAAGGAGGCCACCGTGGAGCCGTGGGAGGACACCAACTTCCACCTGTACAAAGTCATCGACCGCTTCGGCTTCGTTCA TGAGAATGAACTCCCGACTTACGACTCCatggaggagaag CAAAAACACACGGAGGTGGAGAGAACCGGCAAGTGGCTGAAGATGCTGAAGAGCTGggacaaatacaaaaacagcgagaag ctgGTCAGGAGGATCTATAAGGGAATCCCGCTGCAGCTCCGGGGGGAGGTGTGGTGCCTGCTTCTCGACATCCCCAAAATAAAGGCGGAGAAGAAGGACTTCTACGAG AAACTCAAAGTCCGCGCCCAGGGACTGTCGCCCGACATCCGTCAGATTGACCTGGACGTGAACCGGACCTACCGGGACCACATCATGTTCATGCACCGCTACGACGTCAA gcAGCAGGCTCTCTTCCACGTCCTAACGGCCTACTCCATGTACAACACG GAAGTGGGCTACTGCCAGGGCATGAGCCAGATCACCGCCCTGCTGCTGATCTACATGAACGAGGAGGACGCCTTCTGGGCGCTGGTCAAGCTGCTGTCGGGACAGAAACACGCCATGCACG GGTTTTTTGTCCCTGGTTTCCCGAAGCTGATGCGTTTCCAGGAACACCATGACCGCATCCTGAAGAAGACGATGCCCAAACTGAAGCAACACCTG GACGGTCAGGAGGTCTTCACCAGCCTCTACACCATGAAGTGGTTCTTCCAGTGCTTCCTGGACCGG ACCCCCTTCACCCTCACCCTCAGGATCTGGGACATCTACATCCTGGAGGGGGAGCGCCTGCTGCCCGCCATGTCCTACACCATCCTCAAGCTGCACAAAA AACACCTGATGAAGCTCTCCatggaggagctggtggagttCCTGCAGGAGACGCTCTCCAAGAACTTCTTCTTCGAGGACGACTTTGTGATCGAGCAGCTGCAGGCGTCCATGACGGAGCTCCGCAGGGCCAAGCTGGACATGCCGGCGCCAG GTAAAGACGAGGAGTTTCCCAAGAAGCCTCTGGGTCAGCTTCCCCCGGCGCCGACGACAACCATCACCACGGCGATGACAACGACGGCGGTGAATCACGTGGCCAACGGTCAGAGCCACGCCGAGCCGGCCGAGCCGAGTCCCGTTCAGGGTCGCCAGCAGGAAAGCCGGCCCCCCAGCCGGGCGCGGCGGGATTCCCTAGATCGCCCGATGCGCCTCCACAAAGCCGACCGGAGGGACGCTCGCTCCCGGGGGTCGGGGGAGATCCCCCCCCAGGAGCAGAGGAAGTCGTCGTCGGGCGGCGCCACGCCAGAGAAGAAAACGGCTCCGCCCCCGGCCGCCACCCCCCAAGTCGCCGGGGATAAACGACGCCACAACGCCAACGCGGCCCCCAGTTCTCACCGCGGCATCACGCCGCGCTGGTTCAAGCCCTCCGAGACCAAACTGGAGGAGGCCAAAGCCGCCGCCGCCCAGGAGGTGCAGTCCAGCCGGGGGGCCACGCCGGCTCCCGCCAACCCCGAAGAAGCCGCTCCGCCCCAACAACGGCCGTGCTCTAGGGGCTTCGCCCCCGGGTCGGACCGCGGCTCCAATGCCTCCCAGTACGACAACGTCCCCGGGATACAGGAACCGGAACCGGAGCTGGAGATCCTGGATCTGGAAAGACCCCCCTCCAGGATGAGGGGCCCCCGCAGCGAGACCCCCCTCCACCAGAAAAGCCCCAACCGCGGGACGGGACAAGTGGTGGCCGTCACATCCGGGACCAGGTTGGCTAAACACCCTCTGCCCCCCCAGTTTACCCACAACCCCCCAGCAGGGGTCCAGATGGCCTACCAGAACCagtaccacccccccccactgcaaCACTCCCCAGGCAGAACCACCACCGAGGTCCCCATCTTCCACCCCGCCTACAACGTGAACCTGGATCACCGGGGGGGCGAGGACAGACCCTATGCTCCGCCCTCCCGTTATGCCCCGCCCTCCAACGTGCCGTACGGCGAGCGGGCGTACGCCACCACCCAGAAGCCCAGGGGCCAATCGCCCGAGAGGGCGCTGATGAACTACGTCACCTACCGCCTGCATCCGCCGCCAAACCCCGCCCACATTCCACGCCATGCCCAGCAGGGAAGCTCCACCCCCATCTACCTGCAACAGTTCACCTCCGCCGCGCCGGCGTACGCCCCGGCGGACTACCGCTTCGACGGGCGACCCCGAGGGGAGGCGCACCCGCCGGTGGCGGACGACGCCCCCTGGGGGCCGGAGGACGGCACGCCGCCCCCGTCCCCCGGCGGGATGCCGCGCTCGCCCAGCTTCCAGCGAGCCCAGATGTCGCCCGTTCAGGAGTTCGGCTTCCCCGACGAGCCGACGCCCTTCAGGACTCCGCCCGGCGCCAGGCAGCAGCTCCCCCAGCTGTTCGGAGGACCGCACTACAGGCACGCCCAGGAGGCGTTCGCCATGCAGGAGTCCATGCTGCTGTGA